The segment CGGACGATGGACCGGGTGTCGAAAGCGAGCCACCGCATCGAGGCCTACGGCACGGTCGACGAACTGAACGCCGTGGTCGGCACGACTCGCCCCGCCGAATACGACGACCTCGAGTCGAAACTCCGAGAGATTCAGAACCACCTCCACATCGTCCAGGCCGATTTCGCCAACCCCGACCCGGACGAGGACGACCCGAAGATCGAGGCCGAACACGTCGAGCGCCTCGAGTCCTGGATCGACGAGTACGACGAGGAACTCGAGCCCCTGACCTCGTTTATCCTCCCGAGCGGCGGCGACCTCGGCAGCAGTCTCCACTACGCGCGGACGATCTGTCGCCGAGCGGAGCGACGCGCCGTGGCGCTGGCCGGCGAAGAGGAGATCAACGAGACCGCCGTCACGTACCTCAATCGACTCTCCGACGCGCTGTTCGTGTTCGGTCGCGTCGCCAACGCTCGAGACGACGTTCCCGAGGAGAGCCCCACCTACTGAGAGGTCGGTGTCGAACTCAAAGCGCCGCTACAACTCTGCCGGCGGGATGACGGTCAATTCACAGCGGCAATCGGCCGAACAGAACCGACCTTCGATCGCCGACGAACGCCCCACCAGCCTCGGATTCGAGGGCGTCTCCGACGGCGGTCGTTCCCGATCGTTCGGCTCGGGTCGTTCTCGTGCCTTTCGACGTCCATGAACTCGTCTCGAGACAGACACTGAGGAGTACATGACGATTGCTTCGAGTAAGGAGCGTCTACCGGGCGGCTACGCCGGTCGAATAACAACGCTTCGCCAGTTTCCGTACTAGGTTCGTGTGGTGGCAAAGCGGTGATAGGAACGGTTTCGAGACTGGTTCTATCGCGCTACCGGCGGTCGTGCGATTCGTCGGTCGTATCGAAACGCTTACTCCCGACAGGCCGGTGCACTCCTGTATGAGCGACGAC is part of the Halostagnicola kamekurae genome and harbors:
- a CDS encoding cob(I)yrinic acid a,c-diamide adenosyltransferase encodes the protein MNIYTGRGDDGQTDLRTMDRVSKASHRIEAYGTVDELNAVVGTTRPAEYDDLESKLREIQNHLHIVQADFANPDPDEDDPKIEAEHVERLESWIDEYDEELEPLTSFILPSGGDLGSSLHYARTICRRAERRAVALAGEEEINETAVTYLNRLSDALFVFGRVANARDDVPEESPTY